A genomic region of Friedmanniella luteola contains the following coding sequences:
- a CDS encoding EamA family transporter gives MTADAPSTTSARAWSLERIPAVWLVVAGIVSVQFGAAIAKQLFPLVPPTAMVWLRLVTSAVVLWLVVRPRLRGHRRADWAVALLFGVSLATMNWAIYQSFARIPLGIAVTIEFLGPLAVAVAGSRRPRDLLWVLLAALGVGLLGLSRTRLDPLGVLFALLAAAGWACYILLSARTGRRWPGISGLVVASLVGAVALGPPAVLEAGTRLLEPRVLLLGLAVGLLSSVIPYSLELVALRRIPPRVFGILMSLEPAVAALAAMLLLAEFLSPVQWVAMACVVLASVGSTRTAREPSGPATV, from the coding sequence GTGACCGCGGACGCCCCCTCCACCACCTCGGCCCGCGCCTGGTCCCTGGAGCGCATCCCGGCCGTCTGGCTGGTGGTCGCGGGGATCGTCTCGGTGCAGTTCGGCGCGGCCATCGCGAAGCAGCTGTTCCCGCTGGTCCCGCCGACGGCGATGGTGTGGCTGCGGCTCGTCACCTCCGCCGTCGTCCTCTGGCTGGTCGTCCGGCCGCGGCTCCGCGGCCACCGTCGCGCCGACTGGGCCGTCGCCCTGCTCTTCGGCGTGAGCCTCGCCACCATGAACTGGGCCATCTACCAGTCCTTCGCGCGGATCCCGCTGGGCATCGCCGTGACCATCGAGTTCCTCGGTCCGCTGGCGGTGGCCGTGGCGGGCTCCCGGCGTCCGCGCGACCTCCTGTGGGTGCTGCTCGCCGCGCTCGGCGTCGGGCTGCTCGGGCTGTCGCGGACCCGGCTCGACCCGCTGGGGGTGCTGTTCGCCCTGCTGGCCGCGGCCGGCTGGGCCTGCTACATCCTGCTGAGCGCCCGGACCGGCCGCCGCTGGCCGGGCATCTCCGGTCTGGTCGTGGCCAGCCTGGTGGGGGCGGTGGCCCTCGGCCCGCCTGCCGTCCTGGAGGCGGGCACCCGCCTGCTGGAGCCGCGGGTGCTGCTCCTGGGGCTGGCCGTCGGGCTGCTCAGCTCGGTGATCCCCTACAGCCTGGAGCTGGTGGCCCTCCGGCGGATCCCGCCGCGGGTGTTCGGCATCCTGATGAGCCTCGAGCCGGCGGTGGCCGCCCTGGCGGCGATGCTGCTGCTGGCGGAGTTCCTCAGCCCCGTCCAGTGGGTCGCGATGGCCTGCGTCGTGCTGGCCAGCGTCGGCTCCACCCGGACCGCCCGCGAGCCCAGCGGTCCGGCCACCGTCTGA
- a CDS encoding A/G-specific adenine glycosylase produces MTVDPATRHATVVERVLDWYAVHARDLPWRRPEATPWQVVVSEFMLQQTPVERVREPWRVWVERWPSPAALAAAPSGEAVRAWGRLGYPRRALRLHRAAVAITKEHDGQVPADRETLLRLPGIGAYTAAAIASFAFGRREVVLDTNVRRVLARVDGGVAFPAASQTVAEVAAATAFVPDEPERAARWAVAVMELGALVCVARSPRCDACPVQDLCAWRAAGHPAWDGPPRKGQSYDGTDRQCRGALLAVLRSSDEPVALGELAAAWPDEAQRTRCLASLVADGLVVAPTAEHVALPG; encoded by the coding sequence GTGACCGTCGACCCCGCCACCCGGCACGCCACCGTCGTGGAGCGGGTCCTGGACTGGTACGCCGTGCACGCGCGGGACCTGCCGTGGCGCCGCCCGGAGGCCACCCCGTGGCAGGTGGTGGTCAGCGAGTTCATGCTGCAGCAGACGCCGGTCGAACGGGTCCGCGAACCCTGGCGGGTCTGGGTGGAGCGCTGGCCCAGCCCGGCGGCGCTGGCCGCCGCCCCCTCCGGCGAGGCGGTCCGGGCCTGGGGCCGGCTCGGCTACCCCCGGCGCGCGCTCCGGCTGCACCGGGCCGCGGTGGCGATCACCAAGGAGCACGACGGCCAGGTGCCGGCGGACCGGGAGACGCTGCTGCGGCTGCCCGGGATCGGCGCCTACACCGCCGCCGCGATCGCCAGCTTCGCCTTCGGCCGCCGTGAGGTGGTGCTGGACACCAACGTGCGGCGGGTGCTGGCCCGGGTGGACGGCGGCGTCGCGTTCCCGGCCGCGAGCCAGACCGTGGCCGAGGTCGCCGCCGCCACCGCCTTCGTCCCCGACGAGCCGGAGCGGGCCGCACGCTGGGCCGTCGCCGTCATGGAGCTGGGCGCCCTCGTCTGCGTCGCCCGGAGCCCCCGCTGCGACGCCTGCCCGGTGCAGGACCTCTGCGCCTGGCGGGCGGCCGGGCACCCGGCCTGGGACGGCCCGCCCCGGAAGGGCCAGAGCTACGACGGCACCGACCGGCAGTGCCGGGGAGCCCTGCTGGCGGTGCTCCGCTCCAGCGACGAGCCGGTGGCGCTGGGCGAGCTCGCGGCGGCGTGGCCGGACGAGGCGCAGCGCACCCGCTGCCTGGCCTCGCTGGTGGCCGACGGCCTGGTGGTCGCCCCGACGGCCGAGCACGTGGCCCTGCCGGGCTGA
- the disA gene encoding DNA integrity scanning diadenylate cyclase DisA: MAGADQRSGLFEHLARMAPGTPLRDGFERILRGRTGALVVLGRNDVTDAVSTGGFALDVPFSPTALRELAKMDGAIVLDLESDRIVSAGVQLMPDASIGTVETGTRHRTADRVARQSGLPVVSVSASMSTISLFLDGHRRVFEQSDAILSRANQALQTLERYRARVSEVTARLSSLEVQDQVTVSDVALVAQRLEMVRRLNAELDGYVVELGTDGRLLALQLYELSAGLDDLRELLERDYRPDGDSEFSFASLAHLDLSELLDPLAVARTLGFGGQNHLDTRVAARGYRQVAQINRLPVGLGARLIEHFGSLQALFGATSPELQAVEGVGESRARTIRDGLLRLADAAYDDRVD; encoded by the coding sequence ATGGCGGGCGCGGACCAGCGGAGCGGTCTCTTCGAGCACCTGGCGCGGATGGCCCCCGGCACCCCGCTGCGGGACGGTTTCGAGCGGATCCTGCGCGGCCGGACCGGTGCCCTGGTGGTGCTGGGCCGCAACGACGTGACCGACGCCGTGTCGACGGGCGGGTTCGCCCTCGACGTGCCGTTCAGCCCCACGGCGCTCCGCGAGCTCGCCAAGATGGACGGCGCCATCGTGCTCGACCTGGAGTCGGACCGGATCGTCAGCGCCGGCGTCCAGCTGATGCCCGACGCCTCCATCGGCACGGTCGAGACCGGCACCCGGCACCGCACCGCCGACCGGGTGGCGCGCCAGTCGGGGCTGCCCGTCGTCTCGGTCTCGGCCTCGATGTCGACCATCTCGCTGTTCCTCGACGGCCACCGACGGGTGTTCGAGCAGTCGGACGCCATCCTGTCCCGGGCCAACCAGGCCCTCCAGACCCTGGAGCGCTACCGCGCCCGGGTCTCCGAGGTGACCGCCCGGCTGTCCTCGCTCGAGGTGCAGGATCAGGTCACGGTCTCCGACGTCGCCCTGGTCGCCCAGCGGCTGGAGATGGTCCGCCGGCTGAACGCCGAGCTGGACGGCTACGTGGTCGAGCTGGGCACCGACGGGCGGCTGCTCGCCCTCCAGCTGTACGAGCTGAGCGCCGGGCTGGACGACCTGCGCGAGCTGCTGGAGCGCGACTACCGGCCCGACGGTGACAGCGAGTTCTCCTTCGCCTCGTTGGCCCACCTGGACCTCTCGGAGCTGCTCGACCCGCTCGCCGTGGCCCGCACGCTGGGCTTCGGCGGCCAGAACCACCTGGACACCCGGGTCGCGGCCCGCGGCTACCGCCAGGTCGCGCAGATCAACCGGCTGCCCGTCGGCCTCGGCGCCCGGCTGATCGAGCACTTCGGCTCCCTGCAGGCCCTGTTCGGCGCCACCTCACCGGAGCTGCAGGCGGTCGAGGGCGTCGGCGAAAGCCGGGCCCGCACCATCCGGGACGGCCTGCTCCGGCTGGCCGACGCGGCCTACGACGACCGCGTCGACTGA
- the radA gene encoding DNA repair protein RadA, translating to MAKTTTRPAFKCTECGWTSGKWVGRCNECMTWGSVVEEGAPKLASVRSSIPVAKAVPISQVSADAAARTLTGVGELDRVLGAGVVPGAVLLLAGEPGVGKSTLLLEVAARWAKAGRRTLYVTGEESAAQVRLRADRTDALAEELYLAAETDLGTVLGHIEEVAPSLMVLDSVQTIGTAEADGSPGGITQVREVTGALVRVAKRRGMAVIIVGHVTKDGAIAGPRLLEHLVDVVLAFEGDRHSGFRMVRATKNRFGPADEVGCFEMGEQGIVEVPDPSGLFTSRHAEPVPGTCVAVTMEGRRPLLAELQALVAPSPLPQARRTMHGVDTGRLAMVLAVLERRCRVKLYDRDVYVSTVGGAKVADPSADLAAALAIASAATGHTIPHGVVALGEVGLAGELRRVPGTDRRLAEAARLGFTEAVVPAETGQARDRMPTMRYGLRVHAAATLQQALDAVGLVPRRGSGPAPSADVG from the coding sequence ATGGCCAAGACGACGACGCGTCCCGCGTTCAAGTGCACCGAGTGCGGGTGGACCTCCGGCAAGTGGGTCGGCCGGTGCAACGAGTGCATGACCTGGGGCAGCGTCGTCGAGGAGGGTGCGCCCAAGCTGGCCTCGGTGCGCTCGTCGATCCCGGTGGCCAAGGCCGTGCCGATCAGCCAGGTGAGCGCCGACGCGGCCGCCCGCACCCTCACCGGCGTCGGCGAGCTCGACCGCGTGCTGGGCGCCGGGGTGGTGCCGGGCGCGGTCCTGCTGCTGGCCGGGGAGCCCGGCGTCGGCAAGTCCACGCTGCTGCTGGAGGTGGCGGCCCGGTGGGCGAAGGCCGGGCGGCGCACGCTGTACGTCACCGGCGAGGAGTCCGCCGCGCAGGTCCGGCTGCGGGCCGACCGCACCGACGCCCTGGCCGAGGAGCTCTACCTCGCGGCCGAGACCGACCTGGGCACCGTGCTGGGCCACATCGAGGAGGTCGCGCCGTCCCTGATGGTGCTCGACTCGGTGCAGACGATCGGCACGGCGGAGGCCGACGGCTCGCCCGGCGGCATCACCCAGGTGCGCGAGGTGACCGGAGCCCTGGTGCGGGTGGCCAAGCGGCGCGGGATGGCGGTCATCATCGTCGGCCACGTCACCAAGGACGGGGCCATCGCCGGGCCGCGGCTGCTGGAGCACCTGGTCGACGTGGTCCTGGCGTTCGAGGGCGACCGGCACTCCGGCTTCCGGATGGTGCGGGCCACCAAGAACCGGTTCGGCCCCGCCGACGAGGTCGGCTGCTTCGAGATGGGCGAGCAGGGCATCGTCGAGGTGCCGGACCCCTCGGGGCTGTTCACCTCCCGGCACGCGGAGCCGGTGCCCGGCACCTGCGTCGCCGTGACCATGGAGGGTCGCCGGCCGCTGCTGGCCGAGCTGCAGGCGCTGGTCGCCCCGTCCCCGCTCCCCCAGGCCCGCCGGACCATGCACGGGGTCGACACCGGCCGGCTGGCCATGGTGCTCGCGGTGCTCGAGCGGCGCTGCCGCGTGAAGCTCTACGACCGGGACGTCTACGTCTCCACGGTCGGCGGCGCCAAGGTGGCCGACCCGTCCGCCGACCTGGCCGCGGCCCTGGCCATCGCCTCCGCCGCGACCGGCCACACCATCCCGCACGGCGTCGTGGCGCTGGGCGAGGTCGGGCTCGCCGGTGAGCTCCGCCGGGTGCCCGGCACCGACCGCCGGCTGGCCGAGGCGGCCCGGCTGGGGTTCACCGAGGCCGTCGTGCCGGCCGAGACGGGGCAGGCGCGGGACCGGATGCCGACCATGCGGTACGGCCTGCGGGTGCACGCCGCAGCCACGCTGCAGCAGGCCCTCGACGCCGTCGGCCTGGTCCCCCGCCGGGGGTCCGGACCGGCGCCCAGCGCGGACGTGGGCTGA
- a CDS encoding histidinol-phosphate transaminase → MPVRIRPAVAALPAYKPGRPAPTGAAGPAYKLSSNENPYPPLPGVLAATEAAVAGMNRYPDLANTAMAAAVGARLGVAPECLAFGTGSVAVLYHLLAAVCEPGDEVVFAWRSFEAYPIAVQITGATPVPVPLGPGAVHDLEALRAAITPATRVVMLCTPNNPTGPAIAHDELEHFLDAVPEHVLVMVDEAYVEFVDDPAAVRGLEALQGRPQVAVLRTFSKAYGLAGFRVGYCVAEPALAAAVRAVSLPFGISVAAQAAVLASLDAEPALRERVDALVRARAGLRDGLRGLGFDVPAAQGNFVWLPSGPLTAAHGEAFAAGGVVVRPYAAGEPGDGVRITVGEDAANARVLELAAGLPRP, encoded by the coding sequence ATGCCGGTCCGCATCCGCCCTGCCGTCGCCGCCCTGCCCGCCTACAAGCCCGGCCGACCGGCGCCGACGGGCGCGGCGGGACCCGCGTACAAGCTGTCCAGCAACGAGAACCCGTACCCGCCGCTGCCCGGCGTGCTGGCCGCCACGGAGGCGGCGGTGGCCGGGATGAACCGCTACCCGGACCTGGCCAACACGGCGATGGCGGCCGCGGTCGGCGCCCGGCTCGGCGTCGCCCCGGAGTGCCTCGCCTTCGGCACCGGCTCGGTGGCGGTGCTGTACCACCTGCTGGCCGCCGTCTGCGAGCCCGGCGACGAGGTGGTCTTCGCCTGGCGGAGCTTCGAGGCGTACCCGATCGCCGTGCAGATCACCGGGGCCACCCCGGTCCCCGTGCCGCTCGGCCCGGGCGCGGTCCACGACCTGGAGGCCCTGCGCGCGGCCATCACCCCCGCGACGCGGGTGGTCATGCTCTGCACGCCGAACAACCCGACCGGGCCGGCGATCGCCCACGACGAGCTCGAGCACTTCCTGGACGCCGTGCCGGAGCACGTGCTGGTGATGGTCGACGAGGCCTACGTCGAGTTCGTCGACGACCCGGCCGCGGTCCGCGGGCTCGAGGCGCTGCAGGGCCGGCCCCAGGTCGCCGTGCTGCGGACCTTCTCCAAGGCCTACGGGCTGGCGGGCTTCCGGGTCGGCTACTGCGTCGCGGAGCCGGCGCTGGCCGCCGCGGTCCGGGCCGTCTCGCTGCCCTTCGGGATCTCGGTCGCCGCCCAGGCCGCGGTGCTCGCCAGCCTCGACGCCGAGCCGGCGCTGCGGGAGCGGGTCGACGCCCTGGTCCGGGCCCGGGCGGGACTGCGGGACGGGCTCCGCGGGCTGGGCTTCGACGTGCCCGCCGCCCAGGGCAACTTCGTCTGGCTGCCGTCCGGACCGCTCACCGCCGCCCACGGCGAGGCCTTCGCGGCCGGCGGGGTCGTCGTGCGGCCCTACGCCGCCGGGGAGCCGGGTGACGGGGTGCGGATCACCGTCGGGGAGGACGCGGCGAACGCCCGGGTCCTCGAGCTGGCGGCGGGGCTGCCCCGGCCCTGA
- a CDS encoding ArsR/SmtB family transcription factor produces the protein MVQSEVLDRAFAALADPTRRGVLTRLGEGPATLGELAAPTGMTLTGLKKHVQVLEDAGLVTTAKVGRTRQCRLGGERLDEAMAWISHYQRLWERRLDGLEAYLTLQEGTTP, from the coding sequence ATGGTTCAGTCAGAGGTGCTCGACCGGGCGTTCGCCGCTCTCGCCGACCCGACCCGCCGCGGTGTCCTGACCCGGCTCGGCGAGGGTCCGGCGACCCTCGGCGAGCTGGCGGCCCCCACCGGGATGACGCTGACCGGTCTGAAGAAGCACGTCCAGGTCCTCGAGGACGCGGGCCTGGTCACCACCGCCAAGGTGGGCCGCACCCGGCAGTGCCGGCTCGGCGGCGAACGGCTGGACGAGGCGATGGCCTGGATCAGCCACTACCAGCGCCTCTGGGAACGTCGCCTCGACGGCCTCGAGGCCTACCTCACCCTCCAGGAAGGAACGACGCCATGA
- a CDS encoding SRPBCC family protein has protein sequence MSTARTDEGLALRLSRQLPARPEVVFDAYTDAEQQKIWFAILDTEPGVVEIEVDLRVGGRQTAVWGPDRDTLFRETQTFLEIDRPHRLVTESVGSDPEGSTLTTRIEVTFESVDGGTLMTVVQSGFPTPEARDFFATHAWVGAFDRIEAYLAQRP, from the coding sequence ATGAGCACTGCCCGTACCGACGAGGGGCTCGCCCTCCGGCTCAGCCGACAGCTCCCCGCCCGCCCCGAGGTGGTCTTCGACGCCTACACCGACGCCGAGCAGCAGAAGATCTGGTTCGCCATCCTCGACACCGAGCCCGGGGTCGTCGAGATCGAGGTCGACCTCCGCGTCGGCGGCCGGCAGACCGCCGTCTGGGGCCCCGACCGCGACACCCTGTTCCGCGAGACCCAGACCTTCCTGGAGATCGACCGGCCGCACCGCCTGGTCACCGAGTCGGTCGGCTCCGACCCGGAGGGGTCGACGCTGACCACCCGCATCGAGGTGACCTTCGAGTCGGTCGACGGCGGCACCCTGATGACCGTGGTGCAGAGCGGGTTCCCGACGCCGGAGGCCCGCGACTTCTTCGCCACCCACGCCTGGGTGGGGGCCTTCGACCGGATCGAGGCCTACCTGGCGCAGCGCCCGTGA
- a CDS encoding DUF6069 family protein, with product MSAAVAGAVTAPGRVPVRTALGVVAVAVLVAVAADLALYGLGRAAGGSFVFTAPAGATRVDAATVAGFAALPLLVGLALAVLLARRWPRVLGVGQVAAPVLALGTVPLMTLPADLDAVSTVALALGHVVLVPVSVLALRALRGDPG from the coding sequence GTGAGCGCGGCCGTGGCGGGCGCCGTCACGGCTCCCGGCCGCGTGCCGGTCCGGACGGCCCTCGGGGTCGTCGCGGTGGCGGTGCTGGTGGCGGTGGCCGCGGACCTCGCCCTCTACGGCCTCGGCCGGGCCGCCGGCGGGAGCTTCGTGTTCACCGCCCCGGCCGGGGCCACCCGGGTGGACGCGGCGACCGTGGCCGGGTTCGCGGCGCTGCCGCTGCTGGTCGGGCTGGCGCTCGCGGTGCTGCTGGCCCGCCGCTGGCCGCGGGTGCTGGGCGTCGGCCAGGTGGCGGCGCCGGTGCTCGCTCTGGGCACCGTCCCGCTGATGACCCTGCCGGCCGACCTCGACGCGGTCAGCACGGTCGCGCTGGCCCTGGGCCACGTCGTGCTGGTCCCGGTCAGCGTGCTCGCGCTGCGGGCGCTGCGCGGCGACCCGGGCTAG
- a CDS encoding VOC family protein, with product MHLDHLSFAVGPEGLDATTQRLSALLGVPFREGGFHPRFGTRNKILPMTDGQYLEVVEVLDHPAADKAPFGQAVRARSEDGGGWLGWVVAVDDIAPVEERLGRAAVEGHRVLEDGTRLEWQQLGIKGLQSDPQLPFFVRWRSDPSVHPSHGGREVELLKIEIAGDRERVDDWLGGRSDTILLDVDVDWIAPNGQPGLSAALFSTPRGEVRI from the coding sequence ATGCACCTTGACCACCTGTCGTTCGCCGTCGGGCCCGAAGGGCTCGACGCGACGACGCAGCGGCTCAGCGCCCTGCTGGGGGTGCCCTTCCGCGAGGGCGGCTTCCACCCCCGGTTCGGCACCCGCAACAAGATCCTGCCGATGACCGACGGCCAGTACCTGGAGGTGGTGGAGGTCCTGGACCACCCCGCCGCCGACAAGGCCCCGTTCGGCCAGGCCGTCCGCGCCCGGTCCGAGGACGGCGGTGGCTGGCTGGGCTGGGTGGTCGCCGTCGACGACATCGCCCCCGTCGAGGAGCGGCTGGGCCGCGCCGCGGTGGAGGGTCACCGGGTGCTGGAGGACGGCACCCGGCTGGAGTGGCAGCAGCTGGGCATCAAGGGCCTGCAGTCGGACCCGCAGCTCCCCTTCTTCGTCCGCTGGCGGAGCGACCCGTCCGTGCACCCCTCGCACGGGGGCCGGGAGGTCGAGCTGCTGAAGATCGAGATCGCCGGCGACCGCGAGCGGGTCGACGACTGGCTGGGTGGCCGCTCGGACACGATCCTGCTCGACGTGGACGTCGACTGGATCGCCCCGAACGGCCAGCCCGGCCTGAGCGCGGCACTGTTCAGCACCCCGCGGGGCGAGGTGCGGATCTAG
- a CDS encoding sugar phosphate isomerase/epimerase family protein, translating into MPDDAEPSAGPSGEQVRVPSAKIGLSTSSVYPETTASGFELARRLGYDGVEVMVGIDPVAADIDAVEKLRDYHGIPVLAIHAPCLLITQRVWGTDPWAKLERSAEAAHRLDADVVVVHPPFRWQREYARNFVDGIRRLTESTGILFCVENMYPWRTPAGELKAYVPGWDPTELDYADLTLDFSHASTAGQQSLDLARAWGDRLRHVHLTDGSGSVKDEHLVPGRGDQHAGAVLEHLAEQNFSGHVVLELNSRKNPTRASREEDLAESLAFARLHLAAPAQPSFATDGGGTTESL; encoded by the coding sequence GTGCCTGACGACGCCGAGCCCTCCGCGGGCCCCTCCGGTGAGCAGGTGAGGGTCCCGTCCGCCAAGATCGGCCTCTCCACCTCCTCCGTCTACCCCGAGACCACCGCCAGCGGCTTCGAGCTGGCCCGCCGCCTCGGCTACGACGGCGTCGAGGTGATGGTGGGCATCGACCCGGTCGCCGCCGACATCGACGCGGTCGAGAAGCTCCGCGACTACCACGGCATCCCGGTGCTGGCCATCCACGCGCCCTGCCTGCTGATCACCCAGCGGGTCTGGGGCACCGACCCGTGGGCGAAGCTCGAGCGCTCGGCCGAGGCCGCGCACCGCCTCGACGCCGACGTGGTCGTCGTGCACCCGCCGTTCCGCTGGCAGCGCGAGTACGCCCGGAACTTCGTCGACGGCATCCGCCGGCTCACCGAGAGCACCGGCATCCTGTTCTGCGTCGAGAACATGTACCCGTGGCGGACGCCGGCAGGGGAGCTCAAGGCCTACGTGCCGGGCTGGGACCCCACCGAGCTCGACTACGCCGACCTGACGCTCGACTTCTCCCACGCCTCCACCGCCGGCCAGCAGTCGCTGGACCTGGCCCGGGCCTGGGGCGACCGGCTGCGGCACGTCCACCTGACCGACGGCAGCGGGTCGGTGAAGGACGAGCACCTGGTGCCCGGCCGCGGCGACCAGCACGCCGGCGCGGTGCTCGAGCACCTGGCCGAGCAGAACTTCTCGGGTCACGTCGTGCTGGAGCTGAACTCGCGGAAGAACCCGACCCGGGCCAGCCGCGAGGAGGACCTCGCCGAGTCGCTGGCCTTCGCCCGGCTCCACCTGGCCGCGCCCGCGCAGCCGTCCTTCGCCACCGACGGCGGCGGGACCACCGAGAGCCTCTAG
- a CDS encoding alpha/beta fold hydrolase, which yields MTAAGPAILLLTSPLARTADVDGLRAALALVGPVTAPGWAIDRTAPDLLAAPAAEAGAALGRTSSPVVLCGVGSGAVLALRVAAEAGDRVAGLVLATGRRPSGPRPVLVLHRAAADLLPLAVLQRLHAPERLLLQTLDLVRPQDVRPLAARVPQPSRVAWGRRDPLDRWAAARLAAALPAGRLVPLDDAGPGWVARSPERLAGLVATRAPER from the coding sequence GTGACCGCCGCGGGCCCGGCGATCCTGCTGCTGACCAGCCCGCTGGCCCGGACGGCCGACGTCGACGGCCTGCGCGCGGCCCTGGCCCTCGTCGGCCCGGTGACCGCGCCCGGCTGGGCGATCGACCGGACGGCGCCGGACCTGCTCGCCGCCCCGGCCGCGGAGGCCGGCGCCGCGCTGGGGCGCACCAGCTCGCCGGTCGTGCTGTGCGGCGTGGGCAGCGGCGCCGTGCTGGCGCTCCGGGTGGCCGCCGAGGCCGGGGACCGGGTGGCCGGGCTGGTGCTCGCCACCGGACGCCGGCCGTCGGGACCGCGCCCGGTCCTGGTGCTGCACCGGGCGGCGGCCGACCTGCTGCCGCTCGCGGTCCTGCAGCGGCTGCACGCGCCAGAGCGGCTGCTGCTGCAGACCCTCGACCTGGTCCGGCCGCAGGACGTCCGCCCCCTCGCCGCCCGGGTCCCGCAGCCGAGCCGGGTGGCCTGGGGGCGCCGCGACCCGCTCGACCGGTGGGCGGCCGCCCGGCTCGCGGCGGCCCTGCCGGCGGGCCGTCTGGTGCCCCTCGACGACGCCGGACCCGGCTGGGTCGCGAGGTCGCCGGAGCGGCTGGCCGGGCTCGTGGCCACCCGGGCCCCGGAGCGCTAG
- a CDS encoding CPBP family intramembrane glutamic endopeptidase has translation MDRTRIGREVVLVLALSLGQSAVYAVLRIIERLTREVPLSAQTSTLNASTTPDRPWLDLAYQLANIAFAFVPVLLVLYLLDLTHRPAGALIGFDLRRPRFDLGAGAVLAAVIGIPGLGLYLGARALGLNTDVQASALAGAWWTIPVLVLSAFQNAALEEVVMIGFLFTRLRQLGWQPWVVLLLSAGIRGSYHLYQGFGGFVGNLIMGLVFGLVHLRWRRVGPLVVAHTLLDVVAFVGYALVAPHVGWL, from the coding sequence ATGGACCGGACCCGGATCGGCCGCGAGGTGGTGCTGGTGCTGGCGCTCTCGCTGGGCCAGTCGGCCGTCTACGCCGTCCTGCGGATCATCGAGCGGCTGACCCGGGAGGTGCCCCTCTCGGCGCAGACCTCCACCCTCAACGCGTCGACGACGCCGGACCGGCCCTGGCTGGACCTGGCCTACCAGCTGGCCAACATCGCCTTCGCCTTCGTGCCCGTGCTGCTGGTGCTGTACCTGCTCGACCTGACGCACCGGCCCGCCGGCGCCCTGATCGGCTTCGACCTGCGGCGGCCCCGCTTCGACCTCGGCGCCGGTGCGGTGCTGGCGGCGGTGATCGGCATCCCGGGCCTGGGGCTCTACCTCGGCGCGCGCGCCCTCGGCCTCAACACCGACGTCCAGGCCTCGGCCCTGGCGGGGGCCTGGTGGACGATCCCCGTCCTGGTGCTCTCGGCGTTCCAGAACGCCGCCCTCGAGGAGGTCGTGATGATCGGCTTCCTCTTCACCCGGCTCCGCCAGCTGGGCTGGCAGCCGTGGGTGGTGCTGCTGCTCAGCGCCGGGATCCGCGGCTCGTACCACCTGTACCAGGGGTTCGGCGGCTTCGTCGGCAACCTCATCATGGGGCTGGTCTTCGGGCTCGTGCACCTCCGATGGCGACGGGTGGGGCCGCTGGTCGTCGCGCACACCCTGCTCGACGTCGTCGCCTTCGTCGGCTACGCGCTGGTCGCCCCGCACGTGGGCTGGTTGTGA
- a CDS encoding aspartate-semialdehyde dehydrogenase codes for MRVGVFGATGQVGGVMRALLAERGFPVTELRFFASARSAGRTLTWQDREVVVEDTETADFSGLDLALFSNGKAASKATAPKVVAAGALVIDNSSAWRMDPDVPLVVAEVNGEDALRPAKGIIANPNCTTMAAMPVLAPLHREARLTRLQVATYQAVSGSGGVGVAELDGQVRAVADRAAGLAFRGDAVEFPAPQTYVKPIAYNVLPLAGSIVDDGSGETDEEQKLRNESRKILHAPELLVAGTCVRVPVFTGHSLAVHAEFAEDLSPERATELLGRAPGVALMAVPTPLDAAGADPSFVGRIRADQSAPAGKGLVLFISNDNLRKGAALNAVQIAELLADQLVADRA; via the coding sequence ATGCGCGTTGGTGTGTTCGGAGCGACCGGTCAGGTCGGCGGAGTGATGCGGGCCCTGCTGGCGGAGCGCGGCTTCCCGGTCACCGAGCTGAGGTTCTTCGCCTCCGCCCGGTCCGCCGGTCGCACCCTGACCTGGCAGGACCGCGAGGTCGTCGTCGAGGACACCGAGACGGCCGACTTCTCCGGCCTCGACCTGGCCCTGTTCTCCAACGGCAAGGCCGCCTCGAAGGCCACGGCGCCGAAGGTCGTGGCCGCCGGCGCCCTCGTCATCGACAACTCCTCGGCCTGGCGGATGGACCCCGACGTGCCCCTGGTCGTCGCCGAGGTCAACGGCGAGGACGCGCTGCGGCCGGCCAAGGGCATCATCGCGAACCCGAACTGCACGACGATGGCGGCCATGCCCGTGCTGGCGCCGCTGCACCGCGAGGCCCGGCTGACCCGGCTGCAGGTGGCGACCTACCAGGCCGTCTCCGGCTCCGGCGGGGTCGGCGTCGCCGAGCTCGACGGTCAGGTCCGCGCCGTCGCCGACCGCGCCGCCGGCCTCGCCTTCCGCGGTGACGCCGTCGAGTTCCCGGCCCCGCAGACCTACGTCAAGCCGATCGCCTACAACGTGCTGCCGCTGGCCGGCTCGATCGTCGACGACGGGTCCGGGGAGACCGACGAGGAGCAGAAGCTCCGCAACGAGTCGCGCAAGATCCTGCACGCCCCCGAGCTGCTGGTCGCCGGCACCTGCGTGCGGGTGCCCGTCTTCACCGGCCACTCGCTGGCCGTGCACGCCGAGTTCGCCGAGGACCTGAGCCCCGAGCGCGCCACCGAGCTGCTGGGCCGGGCGCCCGGCGTCGCGCTGATGGCGGTGCCGACCCCCCTCGACGCCGCGGGCGCCGACCCGAGCTTCGTCGGCCGGATCCGGGCCGACCAGTCCGCGCCGGCCGGCAAGGGGCTGGTCCTGTTCATCTCCAACGACAACCTCCGCAAGGGCGCCGCCCTCAACGCCGTGCAGATCGCGGAGCTGCTCGCCGACCAGCTCGTCGCGGACCGGGCCTGA